Part of the Sinomonas atrocyanea genome is shown below.
TGATGACGTCGCCGGGAAGGAGGGTGAACGCGGCGGAGACAGCGGCGACGAGCTCGTTGACCCCGAACACCATGTCGGCGGTGGTGCCGTCCTGCTTGGTCACCCCGTTGAGGGCCGTGGTGAGGCGGAGGTCCTCGACGTCGAGGTCCGTCTCGATCCACGGCCCGAGCGGCTTGGAGGTGTCGAAGGACTTGGCGCGCGCCCACTGGAGGTCCGTGCGCTGCTTGTCCCGGGCCGTGAAGTCGTTGCCCACCGTGTACCCGAAGATGACGTCCGCGGCCTTCTCGGCGGGCACGTCCTTGCAGATCCGGCCGATCACCACGCACAGCTCGCCCTCGTAGGAGACCTCCTCGCTCCACTCGGGCAGCACCACCGGATCGCCGGGGCCCACCACGGCCGTGTTCGCGACGAGGAACATGGACGGCTCGGTGGGCAGGTCGCTGCCCATCTCCTTCGCATGGTCCGCGTAGTTGCGCCCGATCCCGACCACCTTGCTGCGGGGAATGATCGGCGCCAGGAGGCGGACGTCCTCGAGCGGGTGCGTCTCCCCCGTGGGCTCGACGCCGTTGAAGAAGGGGTCACCCTTGATGGCGGCGACCGTCTCGTGGCCGGGCTCTCCCTGGACCACGCCGTAGAAGGGGGCCGCGTCCGCGGCCGAGATGCTGACACAACGGGCAATGCGCATGGGCCTTACCCTATCGCGGCGCCCCGGGCGGGAGGCCGCGGCTTGGGCCGCCCGCCGCCGCTCCCCTACAGTCTCAGGAGTGGCATCCCCGACTGACGTACCCTTCCTGACCGCCGACTCCCTCGGGAAGGAGATCGCGGGCGAGCCGCTCCTGGAGCCGGTGAGCTTCACGGTCGGGGCCGGCGAGTGCGTCGCCGTGGAGGGCCC
Proteins encoded:
- a CDS encoding fumarylacetoacetate hydrolase family protein, whose product is MRIARCVSISAADAAPFYGVVQGEPGHETVAAIKGDPFFNGVEPTGETHPLEDVRLLAPIIPRSKVVGIGRNYADHAKEMGSDLPTEPSMFLVANTAVVGPGDPVVLPEWSEEVSYEGELCVVIGRICKDVPAEKAADVIFGYTVGNDFTARDKQRTDLQWARAKSFDTSKPLGPWIETDLDVEDLRLTTALNGVTKQDGTTADMVFGVNELVAAVSAAFTLLPGDVIMTGTPAGVGLVRDGDRVEVEIEGLGTLANPVVRR
- a CDS encoding ATP-binding cassette domain-containing protein, with the protein product MASPTDVPFLTADSLGKEIAGEPLLEPVSFTVGAGECVAVEGPTGSGKTTLLRLSGTAIVMASHDAGLVAATAGATLTLADG